One stretch of Lacrimispora sphenoides DNA includes these proteins:
- a CDS encoding TetR/AcrR family transcriptional regulator, giving the protein MEKFKELSEEKQLPIIEAALKCFGKHGYKKASMGDIAQSSGVSKPMLFHYFGTKRDLYLYLSEYVRSVMIEAYKRNEINAYDDLFERIIVASRMKMGILEKYPHILKFIISMFEETDDAVIDITKKIMPEAQRFSYDLVLRKEDVIKFKESVDIDVVMRMMFLMAEGYAHEMTDERCDLGKITEELEKTIHMLKSNLYKEEYL; this is encoded by the coding sequence ATGGAAAAATTCAAAGAACTTTCAGAAGAAAAGCAGCTGCCCATCATTGAAGCGGCATTAAAATGTTTTGGAAAGCATGGATACAAAAAGGCCTCCATGGGCGACATCGCCCAAAGCAGCGGAGTATCCAAACCAATGCTGTTCCATTATTTCGGCACAAAAAGGGATCTGTACCTATACCTTTCGGAATATGTGAGAAGTGTTATGATTGAGGCTTATAAGCGCAATGAAATCAATGCATATGACGATTTATTTGAACGCATTATTGTGGCCTCCAGAATGAAAATGGGCATACTGGAAAAGTATCCTCATATATTGAAATTTATTATCAGTATGTTCGAGGAAACCGACGATGCGGTCATCGATATTACAAAAAAGATCATGCCCGAGGCCCAGCGCTTTTCCTATGACCTGGTGCTTAGAAAAGAAGATGTTATTAAATTTAAAGAAAGCGTGGATATTGATGTGGTTATGCGCATGATGTTCCTCATGGCGGAAGGCTACGCTCACGAGATGACCGATGAACGGTGCGATCTTGGCAAAATAACCGAAGAACTGGAAAAAACCATCCACATGTTGAAAAGTAATCTGTATAAGGAGGAATACCTGTGA
- a CDS encoding response regulator transcription factor, producing the protein MKILLADDERLIRLGLKSMIEELYPNMHQFFEVENGEKLLKQLEKEIPDLIFLDIHMPMLTGLQAFSQFHMRKIPVVMLTGYAEFSYAQEALKLGALDYLLKPASLEEVRATMEKAASLFGERELLMKKDYELEFEKILDLHTSIRFLQSPKYVLPPYTAVLFYVDHYHKETFKNDLDELNAMLSSISSRYGARFTFTFLPTGEICYLTSTVIPPEEFQEILAQFHQTSGCVATGFHVSAGNLSELFAQFESVQREESLRLCVHLGSVISEKERLTFSQLLPFSDLLEKLLMANQADDVMGFQNLLHALTQFPDEKKIFELCDDSLNRILTMESGTNANILSIHQLVEFLKQMTSQNQSIDLIDKINVYIEEHYMDQIGINTIADMIDISPNYLSKIYKMKTGEKFVDHLTGVRMKKAMELMSGGHTATVRDTAERVGYFSTRYFTKVFLKCTGISPSEYMKGHLLSEGKPAPL; encoded by the coding sequence ATGAAAATTCTTTTAGCTGATGATGAACGCCTGATCCGGCTTGGATTAAAAAGTATGATTGAGGAACTTTACCCCAATATGCACCAGTTTTTTGAAGTGGAAAACGGAGAAAAACTATTAAAACAACTGGAAAAGGAAATCCCTGACCTGATATTCCTGGATATCCACATGCCGATGCTCACCGGTCTGCAGGCATTTTCCCAGTTTCATATGCGGAAGATTCCGGTGGTCATGCTGACTGGATACGCGGAATTTTCCTATGCCCAGGAAGCCTTAAAACTGGGTGCCCTAGACTATCTCTTAAAGCCGGCCAGCCTGGAGGAAGTCAGGGCTACCATGGAAAAGGCCGCTTCCCTGTTTGGAGAGCGGGAGCTTTTGATGAAAAAGGATTATGAGCTGGAGTTTGAAAAGATTCTTGACCTCCATACCTCCATCCGTTTTTTACAGAGTCCAAAATACGTTCTTCCCCCTTACACGGCGGTTCTTTTTTACGTTGATCATTATCATAAGGAGACCTTTAAAAACGATTTAGATGAATTAAATGCCATGCTCTCTTCCATCTCCTCCCGCTACGGCGCCCGGTTTACATTCACCTTTCTGCCTACAGGTGAAATCTGTTATCTTACCAGTACCGTGATCCCTCCCGAGGAGTTCCAAGAGATACTGGCCCAGTTTCATCAGACCAGCGGATGTGTAGCAACCGGATTCCATGTTTCAGCCGGAAATCTCTCAGAGCTGTTTGCACAGTTTGAGTCTGTTCAAAGGGAGGAAAGCCTGCGCCTTTGCGTCCACCTTGGGTCGGTTATATCAGAGAAAGAGCGGCTGACGTTTTCCCAGCTTCTTCCTTTTTCGGATTTACTGGAAAAGCTTTTGATGGCTAATCAGGCAGATGATGTTATGGGCTTTCAAAATCTTCTTCATGCTCTTACCCAATTTCCCGACGAGAAAAAGATCTTTGAACTTTGTGATGATTCCTTAAACCGCATTCTCACAATGGAATCCGGAACAAACGCTAACATTCTCTCCATTCACCAGCTTGTGGAATTTTTAAAGCAGATGACTTCCCAGAACCAGAGCATTGATTTAATAGATAAAATCAACGTTTATATTGAGGAACATTATATGGACCAGATCGGAATCAATACCATTGCAGATATGATTGATATCTCGCCGAATTACTTAAGCAAAATCTATAAGATGAAAACCGGAGAAAAATTCGTCGACCACTTAACCGGTGTCCGCATGAAAAAGGCAATGGAACTCATGTCAGGAGGGCATACTGCCACGGTCCGGGACACTGCTGAGCGGGTGGGATATTTCAGCACCAGGTATTTTACCAAGGTTTTCTTAAAATGTACGGGAATCTCACCTTCTGAATATATGAAAGGCCATTTATTAAGCGAAGGGAAACCTGCCCCTCTGTAA
- a CDS encoding cache domain-containing sensor histidine kinase, with translation MKKRQSFQNRFLALFLVSIVLPIIIMATILAFYFQKRIYRDNEKYFSTSLYSISTNLSTYVSDLKRLALTPYIYDDILNFFAAVENGKYTKNGSFDYRIELHRQNYTTSIQRILNTAREDILAVSFMPVNPDNHIIVTATKTSDLINTTDYPYQKEPWYQEALNTAEPYHFMVSEAPPYIRTETTVISALHLVRNVYTKRKLGVIRIDASDKIIKDIFSSVTLSENSGFVIAGQDGTPVYQVGKVEEGVLKKLSSAENMIRTDSDTYRLYKSDISGMPWQLIFVSSQKDIFKEVSIVWSLAAVLSLSSILAAFSIFRSNSKKTALALNSILNTMKKVAKGDLEASVPDTDLLQNDSFNTEELSLIAENLNEMIQKLQLYIDQSYKYEIDRQEAEYRALQSQVNPHFLYNTLNCFLSMNRIGMKKELEDSIIQLTRIFRYTCSNAKLTTVQEEFEFCIQYCNLLKIRYDERLTFLSSMEEDAKNISIPRLLIQPLVENALKHGMEGDGISITISISASIEDDTLILKVKNNGIPIDIQEVYSDGKVGIRNVENRIKIFHPQASFEIKLTGDITSMTIKIPLEGGTTE, from the coding sequence ATGAAAAAACGCCAAAGCTTTCAAAACCGGTTTTTGGCCCTGTTTCTCGTAAGTATTGTTTTGCCCATTATTATCATGGCCACCATACTTGCCTTTTACTTCCAAAAAAGAATTTACAGGGACAATGAAAAATACTTTTCAACCTCCCTTTACTCCATTTCAACCAATTTAAGCACCTATGTATCTGACTTAAAAAGGCTGGCTCTGACTCCTTATATTTACGATGATATTCTAAACTTTTTTGCAGCCGTTGAGAATGGGAAATACACAAAAAATGGTTCTTTCGATTACCGGATCGAGCTTCACCGGCAAAACTATACCACTTCCATACAGCGTATATTAAACACCGCCAGGGAGGATATCCTGGCCGTTTCTTTCATGCCTGTAAACCCGGACAACCACATCATCGTTACTGCAACAAAAACCAGCGACCTCATAAACACCACAGACTACCCTTACCAGAAGGAACCCTGGTATCAGGAGGCTTTAAATACAGCCGAGCCATATCACTTTATGGTTTCAGAGGCTCCCCCTTATATCCGCACTGAGACAACGGTCATCTCTGCCCTTCATTTGGTCCGCAACGTGTACACCAAACGGAAGCTGGGCGTCATCCGGATCGATGCCTCCGATAAAATCATCAAGGATATTTTCAGCAGCGTAACCTTAAGTGAAAATTCAGGCTTTGTCATCGCGGGTCAGGATGGAACCCCTGTCTACCAGGTAGGAAAGGTGGAGGAAGGTGTCCTTAAAAAGCTTTCTTCTGCAGAAAATATGATCCGTACGGACTCAGATACTTACCGCCTGTATAAAAGTGATATTTCGGGAATGCCATGGCAGCTTATTTTTGTATCCTCCCAAAAGGATATATTTAAGGAGGTATCCATTGTCTGGAGTCTGGCTGCTGTTTTAAGCCTTTCCTCCATTCTGGCTGCATTCTCAATCTTCCGTTCCAATTCAAAGAAGACTGCCCTTGCTTTAAATTCCATCTTAAATACCATGAAAAAGGTGGCAAAGGGAGACTTGGAGGCTTCCGTTCCTGACACAGACCTGTTGCAGAACGACTCCTTTAACACGGAAGAATTGTCCCTGATTGCGGAGAATCTAAACGAGATGATCCAAAAGCTGCAGCTATACATTGATCAGTCCTATAAATATGAGATTGATCGGCAAGAGGCAGAATACCGTGCCCTTCAAAGCCAGGTTAACCCTCACTTTCTCTATAATACCTTAAACTGCTTCCTGTCCATGAACCGGATCGGGATGAAAAAAGAGCTGGAGGACAGCATCATTCAGCTGACCAGAATATTCCGCTATACCTGCAGCAATGCAAAGCTGACTACCGTACAGGAAGAGTTTGAATTCTGCATCCAGTACTGCAATCTCCTTAAAATACGCTATGATGAACGCCTGACCTTTCTAAGCTCCATGGAGGAAGATGCAAAGAATATTTCCATTCCAAGACTTCTCATACAGCCTCTTGTGGAGAATGCCCTTAAGCATGGAATGGAAGGCGACGGCATTTCCATCACCATCTCCATTTCCGCATCAATTGAGGACGATACCCTGATCCTGAAGGTAAAAAACAATGGAATACCCATTGACATTCAAGAAGTTTACTCTGATGGAAAGGTTGGCATAAGAAATGTGGAGAACCGTATTAAAATCTTTCATCCCCAAGCTTCCTTTGAAATAAAACTGACCGGAGATATTACCTCCATGACAATTAAGATACCCCTGGAAGGAGGAACTACTGAATGA
- a CDS encoding ABC transporter substrate-binding protein: MKKLALASLAGLIAISVIGCSKAPQEPVETTTATETVKEKETKENAVASTGVTIEFLYNLNGESVSDAIQDVCKQFTEETGIGVEAVMPGSNFSDILKTRMASNQLPDAWTTHGWAVARYAEYLSPLNDFEFASHISPSIKEQITDGEGNLYTLPIDMDLTGMIYNENVLEEAGVNVDDIKNWADFEAACEKIKAAGLTPIQLGGKDSYTMGNMMDFVAPTLITNEDEANQAALLDGSFDWSKWNTVVNQIDSWRQKGYFNTDAVTADFMTGIKALAADKAAFMFTAASGITETYVQNQDTKMGFMPLPAREEGLKQSLMTGEHFAVGMSKTTKHPEEVKQFMEFLAREDISSYLATKCGMPSGLDNVVSDTGRLAPYYDKYANDSSILNIPYFDRKYLPSGMWNDLCVTGAAIVSGQADSLTVAVDQMKTSYEEKKAQE, translated from the coding sequence ATGAAGAAGTTAGCACTTGCCTCACTGGCAGGTCTCATTGCGATCAGCGTAATAGGCTGTTCCAAGGCACCCCAGGAACCTGTGGAGACTACCACAGCGACAGAAACGGTAAAAGAGAAAGAAACCAAGGAAAATGCAGTAGCCTCCACAGGCGTTACCATTGAATTTTTATATAACTTAAACGGCGAGTCAGTCAGCGATGCCATTCAGGATGTCTGCAAACAGTTTACAGAAGAAACCGGAATCGGCGTGGAAGCAGTCATGCCAGGCAGCAATTTTTCCGATATCTTGAAAACCAGAATGGCTTCCAATCAGCTTCCGGATGCGTGGACAACCCATGGCTGGGCAGTTGCAAGATATGCGGAGTATTTATCTCCATTAAATGATTTTGAGTTTGCATCTCATATATCCCCAAGCATTAAGGAACAGATCACAGATGGGGAAGGAAACTTATACACACTTCCAATTGATATGGATTTAACCGGAATGATCTATAACGAAAATGTGCTGGAAGAAGCCGGTGTGAATGTAGATGACATCAAAAACTGGGCTGATTTTGAGGCAGCCTGCGAGAAGATCAAGGCAGCAGGACTGACCCCCATCCAGCTTGGCGGAAAAGACAGCTACACCATGGGAAATATGATGGATTTTGTGGCACCTACCCTGATTACAAATGAGGATGAAGCCAATCAGGCAGCCCTTTTAGACGGCAGCTTTGACTGGAGCAAATGGAATACGGTTGTAAATCAGATTGATTCCTGGAGACAAAAGGGATATTTCAATACAGATGCCGTTACAGCAGATTTCATGACCGGTATTAAGGCTCTTGCGGCCGATAAGGCAGCTTTCATGTTTACCGCAGCCAGCGGAATCACAGAAACCTACGTTCAGAATCAGGATACAAAAATGGGCTTTATGCCTCTTCCTGCCAGAGAAGAAGGGTTAAAACAGTCCCTGATGACAGGGGAGCACTTTGCAGTGGGCATGTCAAAGACCACAAAGCATCCCGAGGAAGTAAAACAGTTTATGGAATTCCTTGCCCGTGAGGACATCAGCTCTTACCTTGCAACCAAATGCGGTATGCCTTCCGGACTTGACAATGTGGTAAGTGATACGGGAAGACTGGCTCCTTACTATGATAAATATGCAAATGACAGTTCCATTTTAAATATTCCGTATTTTGACAGAAAATATCTGCCAAGCGGTATGTGGAACGACCTCTGCGTAACAGGAGCAGCCATTGTTTCAGGACAGGCAGATTCCCTTACCGTTGCAGTGGATCAGATGAAAACAAGCTATGAGGAAAAGAAAGCACAGGAGTAA